TGCTCGCCCTGCAGCGCCGAGAACAGGTCCGACCGGAGGAAGCGGGTGTTGTGCACGTCGAGGCGGCGCTCGTTCTCGCCGGCGAGCGCCAGCGCTTCGTCGCTCAGGTCGACGCCGTCGACATGCCAGTCCGGGTTCCAGTGCGCCATCGCGATCGCGATGCAGCCCGAACCCGTGCACAGGTCCAGCGCGCGGCGCACGTCGCGGCCCGCCAGCCAGGGCTCGAAGCCCGACTCGATCAGTTCGGCGATCGGCGAGCGCGGAACCAGCGCGCGTGGATCGCTCTTGAAGCTGAGCCCCGCGAACCAGGCCTCGCCGCACAGGTAGGCGGCCGGGATGCGCTCCTCGATGCGGCGGATGAAGAGCGCCAGCACCTCCTCCTTCTCGGCCTCGGTCACCCGCGCCTGGCCGTACACCGGGCTCAGGTCGTGCGGCAGGTGCAGCGCGTGCAGGGTGAGCTGGGTGGCCTCGTCCAGCGCGTTGTCGTAGCTGTGGCCGAAGGTCAGCCCGGCCGCGTTGAAGCGGCTGGCACCGTAGCGGATCAGGTCGATGATGGTCTGGAGCTGGTGGGTGGTCATGGTGCGCGTTCGCGGCGCTTTCCGCCGGGGCCACGCAGTATATAGGGAAGCGATGCCCTGCCCTCCCGCGGGCCGCTATGATGGCCCGCCCCCGACGCCACGAGGCACCATGTTCAACCGCAGCATCCTGATCGTGCTGGTGATCGCCCTCGCCGCCGGCCTTGGCCTCGTCGCCTCGCAGCGCTGGTTCGGCAGCCCCGGTCAACCGGCCGGCCCCGAACTGGAAACCGTGCGCCTGTTCCCGCAGGCACGCGAACTGCCGCCGTTCACCCTGCAGCAGTCCGATGGCACCCAGCTGGTGCCCGGCGAGCTGCACGGCCACTGGACCCTGGTGTTCCTCGGTTTCACCCACTGCCCCGACGTCTGTCCGACCACGCTGGCCGACCTGGCGCGCGCGCAGACGGCGTGGGAAGCGCTGCCGGAGGCCCGCCGGCCGCGGGTGCTGTTCGTCTCGGTCGATCCCGAGCGCGACAGCCCGGACCGCATCGGCGAATACGCGGCGTTCTTCCACCGCGACACCCTGGCCGCGACCGCCGACGTGCCCGCGCTCGAGGCTTTCGCGCGCTCGTTGTCGCTGGTGTTCATGAAGGTGCCCGGGCCCGACGGCGCGCCCGACGACGCCTACACCATCGACCATTCCGCCGCGCTCGCGGTGCTGGACGCCGAAGGCCGGATGGCCGGCGTGGTGCAGGGACCGCTGGATCCGGCGGCGATCGCGCGCGACCTGGCCGCGCTCACCGGCGAGGCGCTGCCGTGAGCCTGGTCACCGCGCTGACCTATGCGCTTCCGCACCGCCTGCTGTCGGGGGCGGCGCGCCGGCTGGCCTATTCGGACCATCCGCGTCTGCGCGCCTGGCTGATCGACACCGTGGTGCGGCGCTTCGGCGTGGACCTGTCGGAAGCGGCCCAGTCCGACCCCGCGGCCTACACCACGTTCAATGCCTTCTTTACCCGCGGCCTGCGCGAGGGCGCGCGCGTGGCCGACCCCGATCCGGACGCGATCCTGATGCCGGCCGACGGCCGCATCAGCCAGTGCGGCCCGATCGAGGACGGACGCATCTTCCAGGCCAAGGGCCGCTCGTTCACCGCCGCCGAGCTGCTCGCCGACGCGACCGCCGCCGCGCCCTACGACGGTGGCGTGTTCGCCACGGTCTATCTCTCGCCGCGCGACTACCACCGCGTGCACATGCCCTGGAACGGCCGCCTGCTGCGTACCGTCCACGTGCCGGGCCGGCTCTTCAGCGTCGGACCGGACGCGGTGGCCCGGGTACCGCGGCTGTTCGCACGCAACGAGCGCCTGGTCTGCCACTTCGCCACCGACTTCGGGCCGATGGCGGTGGTGATGGTCGGCGCCCTGCTGGTCTCGGGCGTGGAAACCGTCTGGAGCGGCGAGGAAATCCCCGCCTACGGTGATCGCGTGGCCAGCAAGGACTACATGGGCGGCGCCACGGTCGAACTCGCGCGCTTCCAGGAAATGGCGCGCTTCAACTACGGCTCGACGGTGATCGTGCTGCTGCCCCCGGGGGTGGCCGCGCTCGCCCCGGGGCTGGGCGCGGAAACCGCCGTCCGCCTCGGCCAGCGGCTCGCGACGCGCCTGCGGTGACGGCACGGATGCGCCACGCGGCGTAGAATCGCAGCCCGCAAGGCCGTCCCGGCCGCATCGAGGCCGCAGATGAGTTCCGACGCCCCCACCATTCTGTTCACCGATCTTGGCCTGCCGCAGCCCCTGCTGCAGGCCCTGACCGCGGTGGGCTACGAAGCCCCTTCGCCGATCCAGGCCGCGACGATCCCGCCGCTGCTGGCCGGCCGCGACGTCCTTGGCCAGGCGCAGACCGGCACCGGCAAGACCGCGGCCTTCGCGCTGCCGGCCATGGCCCGCCTCGACCCGACGGCGCGCAAGCCGCAGGTGCTGGTGCTGGCGCCGACGCGCGAACTGGCGATCCAGGTCGCCGAAGCCTTCCAGAAGTACGCCGCCTTCCTGCCTGGTTTCCAGGTGCTGCCGATCTACGGCGGCCAAGGCTACGGGCCGCAGCTGCAGGCGCTGCGTCGCGGCGTGCAGGTGATCGTCGGCACGCCGGGGCGCGTCATCGACCACCTCGAGAAGGGTTCGCTGGACATCTCCGAGCTG
The sequence above is a segment of the Luteimonas sp. MC1750 genome. Coding sequences within it:
- a CDS encoding SCO family protein, yielding MFNRSILIVLVIALAAGLGLVASQRWFGSPGQPAGPELETVRLFPQARELPPFTLQQSDGTQLVPGELHGHWTLVFLGFTHCPDVCPTTLADLARAQTAWEALPEARRPRVLFVSVDPERDSPDRIGEYAAFFHRDTLAATADVPALEAFARSLSLVFMKVPGPDGAPDDAYTIDHSAALAVLDAEGRMAGVVQGPLDPAAIARDLAALTGEALP
- the asd gene encoding archaetidylserine decarboxylase (Phosphatidylserine decarboxylase is synthesized as a single chain precursor. Generation of the pyruvoyl active site from a Ser is coupled to cleavage of a Gly-Ser bond between the larger (beta) and smaller (alpha chains). It is an integral membrane protein.), with product MSLVTALTYALPHRLLSGAARRLAYSDHPRLRAWLIDTVVRRFGVDLSEAAQSDPAAYTTFNAFFTRGLREGARVADPDPDAILMPADGRISQCGPIEDGRIFQAKGRSFTAAELLADATAAAPYDGGVFATVYLSPRDYHRVHMPWNGRLLRTVHVPGRLFSVGPDAVARVPRLFARNERLVCHFATDFGPMAVVMVGALLVSGVETVWSGEEIPAYGDRVASKDYMGGATVELARFQEMARFNYGSTVIVLLPPGVAALAPGLGAETAVRLGQRLATRLR